ATTCCAAATATTCCTCTTGATCCCATGACTTCTATAGTTGAAAATTGACCAACTAATCCACTTGTTCCCATTCCTGATCCTATTTTATTTCCTTCCATTTTAAATACTACTGTAGATATAGGTCCAAGTATAGCTGATGTTAAAATAGGTGGTATAAATATTCTAGGATTTTTAATTATATTAGGTATTTGAAGCATTGAAGTACCGAGTCCTTGCGCTATAAGTCCTCCTACTCCATTTTCCCTAAATGAAGCAACCGCAAATCCTATCATATTAGTAGCACATCCTACTATAGCTGCACCTGCTGCTAGTCCATCTAATCCTAGTGCTATTCCTATTGCTGCACTACTTATAGGAAGTGTTAATATTATTCCCATAAGAACTGATACTAAAATTCCCATTATCACAGGCTGTTGTTGTGTTGCTAAATTTATCATTTTACCTAACAACGTCATAAATTCTGCTACAAATGGTGCTAAATAAAATCCTGATACTCCACCTACTATTATAGTAACAGCAGGTACTAATACTATATCTACCTTAGTTTTACCCTGTATAATTTTAGACGCTTCTACACCTAATAAAGAGGATAGTAATGCCCCTACAGGTTCTCCTATATTAGCTAAAAATGTTCCCCCCTCTCCTACAGTTATAGTTTGTCCCCCTATTGCACCTGCAACTGTTGATGCAAATATCCCTAATGGGGATGCACCTAAACTGTATGCCACGCCAGCACCTATGGCTGGACCCATCATAAACTGAGCTACTTGTCCAAATTGCACTAGTAGCTTTATATTTAAAAAAATACCTATTTGCTTTAATATTAATCCTATAATAAGGGATGAAAATAATCCAAGAGCCATACCATTTAATACTTTTATTAAATAGTCTCTAATAGAAGTTGTCTTTTTACTATTTTTCATATATATGTTCCTTTCCTATTATATTTTAAGTTCATTACTAAACAGAGTAATTTTTTTCCTTTAACTTATCTTTTATTTTATTGAAATTTTCTTCACTAGGAACTTCTATAGTATGAATGTGTATTCCATCTGTTAATGATGATAGTGGCTCCGCTTTTTGCTGTCTTAGTTTTTTCATAAAGCTATCAAGTTCTTCTTTATAACCAATATCAAGAATACCTTTTATCTCTCCATATATGGGATGTTCTACTATAACATCTAAAACTCTAGCGCCATAATCAATCATTATTCTAAGTTCTTCTTCCATCTCTTCTAAGTTAAAATGCTTTGTTACTATTTTTTTTATAATATTATTTTCTTTGTATTTAGGTATAACATAGCCTTGAGGGGTAGCTATAATATCAAAACCTTCTGCTCTCAAAAGTGCTATATCTTGTACTATAACTTGTCTAGACACATTAAATTCTTCTGCAAGCTTTGTACCTTTTATAGGCTTTTCTTCTCTCTGTAGTATATTCCACATTGTTCTTCTTCTATCTTCAGTATTCAATATAATCATCCTTTCATATTATATTTAAACTAATATCAAGACTCTTTATAGAATGAGTTAAATCTCCAACTGATATAATATCTATACCTAGTTCAGCTATTTGTCTTATATTATCTTCTTTTATATTTCCTGAAGCTTCTAGTATAGCTCTTCCTTTATTAATCTCTATAGCTTTTTTCATACAATCTATATTCATATTATCAAGCATTATAATATCAGCTTTGGCTTCTAGTGCTTCTTCTAGTTCCCTTAGTGACTCTACTTCAACTTCTATTTTTATTGTATGAGGTACATTTTCTCTTGTAATTTTTATTGCTTCTTTTATACCCCCTACTGACTTGATATGATTATCTTTAATCATTACACAGTCTGACAGATTGTATCTATGATTAAAGCATCCTCCTACTTTAACAGAGTACTTTTCTATTAATCTAAGTCCTGGAGTAGTTTTTCTAGTATCAACTACTCTTACAGGTAAGTCTTTAACTTTTTCTGCATATCTTCTTGATTTTGAAGCTATTCCAGACATTCTCTGTAAAAAGTTTAATGCAACTCTCTCCCCCTTTAATATATTAACTAGTGTACCTTTAATAATAGCTACATCATCACCTTTTTTAACTATATCACCATCTTTTTTTAGCTTTTTAAAAGCTAAATTCTCATCTATAGTTTTAAAAGTCATCTCTACAACATCTAGTCCTGATATAACTCCATCTTCTTTTACAGTTATTTTGCCCTCACCTTTCTTATACTCACTTATTAGATAATTACTTGTAATATCTCCTCCACTTATATCCTCAGCTAGAGCATTTTCTATTATTTTTTTTATTAGAAACTTATCAAGCAATATAATTCCTCCATTCTTATACACATGTACCTTACTTTTTTATTAACTTAAAGATAAATTGTTATATAAATATTTTTATCAATAGCAAGACATCTTTTTAATCAAATTCATTAAAAATTAAGCTTAGTATATAATATATTCCTCTTACACTTTGTCTATATAATGCGCTCCTAGACTTTTATTTCTTCCTAAAGCTCCTTTTATTATAAGAATTGAGACAGTAATCATATTCAATACTTCAAAGTATTTAAAAGATCTCGAATTTATATTTTCTATTCTAGCTTTAAGTTTCTCAACTACATCTAATGCTATCTTTAATTCTTCTTTACTCCTTATTATTCCTACGTAATTTTCCATTACTTCATTTAGTTCTTCTTCAATTATACAAAGTTTCTTGAGAATATCTATGTTATCTTTATTTGAAAGTACAAAAACCTTTTCTTTATTTTCATATTTATTTTTTTCTTTATATTCACTACTTAGAATTAATGTTTCGTTTATATGACTTGCTATTCTATTTCCAAACACTATACCTTCTAATAGTGAATTACTAGCTAGTCTATTAGCACCATGAACTCCTGTACATGCACATTCACCACATGCATACAATCCT
Above is a window of Gottschalkia purinilytica DNA encoding:
- a CDS encoding PTS transporter subunit IIC, with protein sequence MKNSKKTTSIRDYLIKVLNGMALGLFSSLIIGLILKQIGIFLNIKLLVQFGQVAQFMMGPAIGAGVAYSLGASPLGIFASTVAGAIGGQTITVGEGGTFLANIGEPVGALLSSLLGVEASKIIQGKTKVDIVLVPAVTIIVGGVSGFYLAPFVAEFMTLLGKMINLATQQQPVIMGILVSVLMGIILTLPISSAAIGIALGLDGLAAGAAIVGCATNMIGFAVASFRENGVGGLIAQGLGTSMLQIPNIIKNPRIFIPPILTSAILGPISTVVFKMEGNKIGSGMGTSGLVGQFSTIEVMGSRGIFGIILLHFVLPATITFLISEYMRKKKWIKYGDMKLNN
- a CDS encoding transcription repressor NadR — encoded protein: MIILNTEDRRRTMWNILQREEKPIKGTKLAEEFNVSRQVIVQDIALLRAEGFDIIATPQGYVIPKYKENNIIKKIVTKHFNLEEMEEELRIMIDYGARVLDVIVEHPIYGEIKGILDIGYKEELDSFMKKLRQQKAEPLSSLTDGIHIHTIEVPSEENFNKIKDKLKEKNYSV
- the nadC gene encoding carboxylating nicotinate-nucleotide diphosphorylase — protein: MLDKFLIKKIIENALAEDISGGDITSNYLISEYKKGEGKITVKEDGVISGLDVVEMTFKTIDENLAFKKLKKDGDIVKKGDDVAIIKGTLVNILKGERVALNFLQRMSGIASKSRRYAEKVKDLPVRVVDTRKTTPGLRLIEKYSVKVGGCFNHRYNLSDCVMIKDNHIKSVGGIKEAIKITRENVPHTIKIEVEVESLRELEEALEAKADIIMLDNMNIDCMKKAIEINKGRAILEASGNIKEDNIRQIAELGIDIISVGDLTHSIKSLDISLNII